The window GCCCTGGAAGACGTCAGTGACTTTCTTGTCATTGACCGCAAAGGACCGGGTAATAACTGCGACGAAGTCGAACTGCCCGACGCGCCTTGGACAATTGATTTATAATCCGTTGATTTTGATACGAAATGAGGAACCCTGACACACCATGACCAGCTCCATCAGCGCCCATCGCGGCCCGCTTTTCCACATGATCGCCGATCCGGCTGAAGTGGGCGAAGAAGCCAGTTATCAGTACTGGGAAGACGGCCTGCTTGCTGTCGCAGACGGCAAAATTACCGCCGCAGGGGCCTATAGCGATGTGGCTTCGACGCTGCCAGAAGGAACGGCGGTCGAAGAGCACCCCGACAGCCTTATCGTTCCGGGATTCATCGACACCCATATCCATTATCCGCAAACCGAGATGATCGGCGCCTTCGGCAAGCAGTTGCTGGAGTGGCTGAATACTTACACCTTTCCCACCGAACGCGACTTTAAGGACCCTCAACATGCGCGCAGAGTGGCGCGGGTGTTTCTGGATGAGCTGCTGAAAAACGGCACCACCACGGCGTTGGTGTTCGGCACTGTGCACCCCGAGTCAGTGGACATGTTTTTCGAGGAAGCTCTCGAACGCAATCTGCGCATGATCTGTGGCAAAGTTATGATGGATCGCCATGCGCCCGATTATCTTTGCGATACCGCGGAAAGCAGCTATCAGGACAGTAAGGCTCTGCTTGAGAAGTGGCATGGCAAAGGTCGGCTGCTCTACGCCGTGACCCCGCGTTTCGCCCCCACCAGCACGCCGGAGCAGCTGGCGGCGGCGGGCCGTCTGCGTGAGGAATATCCCGACGCCTATATGCATACGCATCTGTCGGAGAACCCCGCCGAGTGCGACTGGGTGAAAGAACTGTTCCCGCAATGCGCCAACTATCTGGATGTTTATGACCATTACGGCCTGCTCGGCAAACGCGCCGTCCTGGCCCATGGCGTTCACTTATGCGAAGACGAATGGAAACGGCTGCACAGCTCGGATTCCGCGCTGGCGTTCTGCCCAACGTCCAACCTG is drawn from Hahella sp. KA22 and contains these coding sequences:
- the guaD gene encoding guanine deaminase, whose amino-acid sequence is MTSSISAHRGPLFHMIADPAEVGEEASYQYWEDGLLAVADGKITAAGAYSDVASTLPEGTAVEEHPDSLIVPGFIDTHIHYPQTEMIGAFGKQLLEWLNTYTFPTERDFKDPQHARRVARVFLDELLKNGTTTALVFGTVHPESVDMFFEEALERNLRMICGKVMMDRHAPDYLCDTAESSYQDSKALLEKWHGKGRLLYAVTPRFAPTSTPEQLAAAGRLREEYPDAYMHTHLSENPAECDWVKELFPQCANYLDVYDHYGLLGKRAVLAHGVHLCEDEWKRLHSSDSALAFCPTSNLFLGSGLFALEEAERHKVKVGLGTDVGGGTSFSLLQTLNEAYKVMQLRGHALTPFKSFYLATLGGARALELDHCLGGFTAGKEADFVVLDKRATPLLQLRMENCRSLAEQLFAFSILGDDRAIRATYAAGRCVHKKQ